The Phacochoerus africanus isolate WHEZ1 chromosome 3, ROS_Pafr_v1, whole genome shotgun sequence genome window below encodes:
- the DEFB121 gene encoding beta-defensin 121 encodes MKFLLILTVALLLAQLTPAMKCWSALGRCRTTCQESEVFHILCRDATMCCVHPKYIPVKT; translated from the exons ATGAAATTCCTTCTGATTTTGACTGTTGCCTTGCTCCTGGCCCAGCTCACCCCAG cCATGAAGTGTTGGAGTGCGTTGGGAAGATGCAGAACAACGTGTCAAGAGAGTGAAGTGTTCCACATACTGTGCAGGGATGCAACTATGTGCTGTGTACATCCCAAGTACATACCGGTCAAAACCTGA